In a single window of the Anaerocolumna cellulosilytica genome:
- a CDS encoding ABC transporter ATP-binding protein: MEKEVLIELKDIYKIYHIGDTEITANNGVNMTIYKGEMVAIVGKSGSGKSTIMNIIGALDTPTSGQYILDGNDVSKLKDDDLAEIRNKMIGFIFQQYNLLPKQSVLDNVGLPLMYARVGDRERKKRCMEALEKVGLDDKYRNLPSQLSGGQQQRASIARALVGRPSLILADEPTGALDSKTSREVLDLLKKLHLEGNTIVLITHDNSIAVEAERVIKISDGVVIFDGDAKEYKNEIKANA; the protein is encoded by the coding sequence ATGGAAAAGGAAGTCTTGATTGAATTAAAAGATATCTATAAAATATATCACATCGGTGATACGGAGATAACCGCTAATAATGGAGTTAACATGACCATATATAAAGGTGAGATGGTGGCCATTGTCGGAAAATCCGGCAGTGGAAAATCTACAATCATGAACATTATCGGAGCTCTTGATACTCCCACTAGCGGTCAGTATATACTAGATGGTAACGATGTTAGTAAATTAAAGGATGACGATCTTGCAGAAATCCGAAATAAAATGATAGGTTTTATTTTTCAACAGTATAATCTATTACCAAAACAATCCGTGTTAGATAATGTAGGGCTTCCCCTAATGTATGCCAGAGTCGGTGACAGAGAACGTAAAAAGCGTTGTATGGAAGCTCTTGAAAAGGTAGGTCTTGACGACAAATATCGAAACCTTCCTTCTCAACTCTCCGGCGGTCAGCAGCAAAGGGCCTCCATTGCCAGAGCATTAGTAGGCAGACCTTCTCTTATTTTGGCCGATGAGCCGACCGGTGCATTAGACAGTAAAACCAGCAGAGAAGTACTTGACCTATTAAAAAAACTGCATCTAGAAGGTAATACCATTGTTTTAATTACGCACGATAATTCAATCGCTGTTGAAGCAGAGCGAGTTATTAAAATTTCCGATGGTGTGGTTATTTTCGACGGAGACGCAAAGGAGTATAAGAATGAAATTAAGGCAAACGCTTAA
- a CDS encoding efflux RND transporter periplasmic adaptor subunit: protein MKKINFKKINGKKAIKWIVIAGVIVFIGYSFLNKSTPAQVATEVMSTQAITGNVQTFISGTGTLSPADQYEVKSLVKGTILEAPFEEGDNVAKGGLLFQISTKDIENSIKSSQLSVKRAKSSYDDVVEKRDKLKQYSKENGYIKKLYVKEGETVTAGKTIADLYDNTTLYLDVLFPSEEVKKDWVGKKASVSLAAIGEDVKGTVTNVSSMEEVMEGGILTKKVTISVKNPGGLQSGDIADATISGIKSSSTGAFRAAVETTLIAESEGTIESLSVKEGQYLEKGSLIFALSSKDLEKQISNAEIGIEEAELSLKSQENQMDQYTIESPISGTVIIKNKKQGDTVDPAADAAAGSMATIYDMSYLTFQMNIDELQISSVKVGQKVTITTEAVADTTFDGVIDRISLKGNTNNGVTSYPVVIKVVEFGNLLPGMNVNGKILMQEANNVLTIPSSALQKGDIVYIKTDEVIEEQDPSIPKGYKPVSVTIGINDGTNVEIKSGLSEGDIVYIPFDNSVSGYFDQY, encoded by the coding sequence ATGAAGAAGATTAATTTCAAAAAAATTAATGGCAAAAAAGCAATAAAATGGATAGTAATAGCGGGTGTAATAGTTTTTATAGGCTACTCTTTCTTAAATAAAAGTACTCCTGCACAAGTAGCAACAGAAGTCATGTCAACCCAGGCTATAACTGGTAATGTACAGACCTTTATATCAGGCACCGGAACTCTTAGTCCGGCTGACCAATACGAAGTAAAATCCCTGGTTAAAGGAACCATACTAGAAGCTCCCTTCGAAGAAGGTGACAATGTAGCAAAAGGAGGACTTCTCTTTCAGATAAGTACAAAGGATATTGAGAATAGTATAAAGTCTTCCCAGTTAAGTGTAAAAAGAGCAAAGTCTTCTTATGATGATGTTGTGGAAAAAAGAGATAAATTAAAACAATATTCCAAGGAAAATGGTTACATAAAAAAACTGTATGTAAAAGAAGGGGAGACTGTAACTGCCGGTAAGACCATTGCAGACCTTTATGATAATACTACCTTATATCTTGACGTGTTATTTCCATCCGAAGAAGTGAAAAAAGACTGGGTTGGTAAGAAAGCCTCTGTATCTTTAGCAGCTATAGGTGAAGATGTAAAAGGAACGGTAACTAACGTAAGCAGTATGGAAGAGGTTATGGAAGGTGGTATTTTAACAAAAAAAGTAACCATTTCTGTAAAAAATCCTGGTGGACTTCAGTCCGGTGATATTGCAGATGCAACCATTTCAGGTATTAAAAGCAGCAGTACTGGTGCTTTTCGCGCAGCAGTTGAAACAACCTTAATTGCTGAATCCGAAGGAACGATTGAAAGTCTGTCTGTGAAGGAAGGACAGTATTTAGAAAAAGGCAGCCTGATTTTTGCACTTTCCTCCAAAGACCTAGAAAAGCAAATCAGTAACGCTGAGATAGGAATTGAAGAAGCCGAACTTTCCTTAAAATCTCAGGAAAACCAAATGGATCAATATACTATCGAATCTCCCATATCAGGTACCGTTATTATTAAAAATAAAAAACAGGGAGATACCGTTGACCCTGCTGCTGACGCTGCTGCCGGCTCTATGGCAACTATCTATGATATGTCTTATCTGACTTTTCAGATGAACATAGATGAACTGCAAATCAGCAGTGTTAAGGTCGGTCAGAAGGTAACCATTACAACAGAAGCCGTTGCGGACACTACCTTTGACGGTGTTATTGACCGAATTAGTTTAAAGGGAAACACGAACAATGGTGTTACTTCTTATCCTGTTGTTATAAAGGTTGTTGAATTTGGTAATCTGTTACCAGGAATGAATGTAAATGGAAAAATTCTTATGCAGGAAGCCAATAATGTATTAACCATTCCAAGCTCTGCCTTACAAAAAGGTGATATCGTTTACATAAAGACAGATGAGGTAATTGAGGAGCAAGATCCATCTATTCCAAAAGGCTACAAACCTGTTTCCGTAACAATTGGTATTAATGACGGAACCAATGTTGAAATCAAGTCAGGACTAAGCGAAGGAGATATCGTTTATATTCCGTTTGATAACAGTGTATCTGGTTATTTTGACCAATATTAA
- a CDS encoding S-layer homology domain-containing protein, translated as MNRHKRYNPLIFTSLFLVLVLTLSSGINAKAAVKQNAGEVTALAGITVDKNGNVISKKKTVTREEFAQMLVQASPYAGDAKNTATRKLFKDVKTTNSKASYIQIAVSKSYMRGYLGGMFKPTKAVTLKEAIYGTLGILGYTNEDFSNSSTGRYEKYKELGLSLNISKKESDTLTLTDCQNLFYNLLNAKQKSGDVYAKALGYELTAKDKIDADSLLNKKLEGPYLGKESWQKKLSSKLSTYTIYKNNKKTTSKSFQNTDIVYYSEALKTIWVYNGAAYGVVENISYSQSEPQEITIAGTTYTVETPKTMKKTLNSSSIKKGSLVAVLIGRDDKVSYLYPIEMISAYSDWKTKLGSDLSDYTVYKNDEKSSSATIATGDILYYSKSLKTAWVYNKTTFGSLDAITYNQTEPQELTVAGKSYSVDNPKNLKALIKKESIQTGMPVVLLFGWENKVADILPLTGIVAKGNWEQKLTSSLADYTIFKNGGKISSNTIESYDLVYYSNALKNIWVYDKKVYGVLNTISPSVIAPDEIVVAGKTYSLKQPALNTYNTTNSDNLLENSWGKRLRDNRLSTGDNVVVLFGYDGNVADILSVEQMPVTITGYVLSIQDKVIQDLNNVSSVKRVINIVDTEGILRDFPCTDTNIEKGSLVEINFNYGQTAIKKLQASYTISDVISRTLASNARILAVKGESYSSLTPADLKEISWADGATSYYKTNAAGEVTDVILYNIANSGYKFGILKNVTYSEYDSSAQLTFIIDGNETTLITNNLQLNLGTGAKSVLIENNEVKDIQSLTEVRISYISGKQANAGGSVYRISDNVEVYFSKDGKYYAGSLDQIKDFNSVLVNGFLEKSQGPIRVIVVSN; from the coding sequence TTGAACAGACATAAACGTTACAATCCCCTTATCTTTACAAGTCTCTTCCTAGTATTAGTACTAACTTTGTCCTCAGGTATTAATGCAAAAGCGGCTGTAAAGCAAAATGCAGGCGAGGTTACTGCCCTTGCCGGTATTACCGTTGATAAAAACGGTAACGTAATATCAAAGAAAAAGACAGTAACCAGAGAAGAATTTGCCCAAATGTTAGTGCAGGCTTCCCCTTATGCCGGTGATGCAAAAAACACGGCAACCCGCAAATTGTTTAAAGATGTAAAAACCACCAATTCTAAAGCTTCTTATATACAAATAGCTGTATCAAAAAGCTATATGAGAGGATATCTTGGTGGGATGTTTAAACCCACAAAAGCGGTTACACTCAAAGAAGCAATTTACGGAACTCTTGGAATTCTTGGATATACCAATGAGGATTTCAGCAATTCCTCTACCGGAAGATACGAAAAGTATAAGGAACTCGGTCTTAGTCTAAACATTTCTAAAAAAGAATCCGACACCCTGACTCTGACAGACTGTCAGAATTTATTTTATAATCTTCTGAATGCGAAGCAAAAATCCGGTGATGTATATGCGAAGGCATTAGGTTATGAACTAACTGCCAAGGACAAAATCGATGCTGATAGTCTCTTAAACAAAAAACTGGAAGGCCCTTATCTTGGTAAAGAGAGCTGGCAAAAGAAACTGTCCTCCAAGCTTTCCACCTATACAATTTATAAAAATAACAAAAAAACAACTTCAAAAAGCTTTCAAAATACCGATATTGTTTACTACTCTGAAGCTTTAAAAACGATATGGGTATATAATGGCGCTGCGTATGGCGTTGTTGAAAATATATCTTATTCCCAAAGTGAACCTCAGGAGATAACCATCGCAGGTACCACTTATACGGTAGAAACTCCGAAAACCATGAAAAAGACACTTAACAGTTCTTCTATTAAAAAAGGCTCTCTTGTTGCTGTTCTCATTGGAAGAGACGACAAGGTTTCCTACCTCTATCCCATTGAAATGATAAGTGCTTACAGTGACTGGAAGACAAAGCTTGGCTCTGATTTAAGCGATTATACCGTTTATAAAAATGATGAAAAATCCAGCAGTGCTACTATTGCAACCGGAGATATCCTTTATTACAGCAAATCTTTAAAAACTGCCTGGGTATATAATAAGACTACCTTTGGTTCTCTGGATGCTATTACTTATAATCAAACAGAACCTCAGGAGCTGACAGTAGCAGGAAAATCCTACTCCGTGGACAATCCAAAAAACCTAAAAGCATTGATAAAGAAAGAATCTATCCAAACTGGCATGCCGGTAGTACTTTTATTTGGCTGGGAGAATAAAGTTGCAGACATATTACCTTTAACTGGAATTGTTGCAAAAGGTAACTGGGAGCAAAAATTAACTTCCTCCCTAGCCGATTATACCATCTTTAAGAACGGTGGAAAAATCTCAAGCAATACTATTGAAAGCTATGACCTCGTTTATTACTCTAACGCATTAAAAAATATATGGGTTTATGATAAAAAAGTATATGGTGTATTAAATACCATTAGCCCTTCCGTAATAGCACCGGATGAAATTGTAGTTGCCGGTAAAACGTATTCCTTAAAGCAGCCCGCTCTGAATACCTATAATACCACTAACTCTGATAACCTTTTGGAGAATTCCTGGGGCAAGAGATTACGTGACAATAGATTAAGCACTGGTGACAATGTTGTTGTTCTCTTTGGCTATGATGGTAATGTGGCAGATATCTTATCTGTAGAGCAGATGCCAGTAACTATTACCGGCTATGTACTTAGTATTCAGGATAAAGTAATACAGGATTTAAACAACGTTAGCAGCGTTAAAAGGGTAATTAACATCGTTGATACCGAAGGAATTCTTAGAGATTTCCCTTGCACCGACACTAACATTGAAAAGGGATCTCTTGTTGAAATAAACTTTAATTACGGTCAGACTGCAATAAAGAAATTACAGGCTTCCTACACTATAAGTGATGTTATAAGCAGAACCTTAGCATCAAATGCACGAATTCTTGCTGTGAAAGGTGAAAGCTATTCTTCATTAACTCCTGCTGATTTAAAAGAAATATCCTGGGCGGATGGTGCTACATCTTATTACAAGACAAATGCAGCCGGAGAAGTAACCGATGTTATTCTTTATAACATTGCTAATTCCGGTTACAAGTTTGGAATCCTTAAGAATGTAACTTACAGTGAATATGACAGCAGTGCACAGCTTACCTTTATCATAGATGGTAATGAAACCACTTTGATAACGAATAACTTGCAGTTAAATCTAGGTACTGGTGCTAAAAGCGTACTAATTGAAAATAATGAAGTAAAAGATATTCAGTCATTAACCGAAGTGCGAATTTCTTACATTAGCGGAAAGCAAGCCAATGCAGGCGGTTCCGTGTATAGAATTTCAGATAATGTAGAGGTATACTTTAGTAAAGATGGAAAATATTATGCCGGTTCACTTGACCAAATAAAAGATTTTAACAGTGTCCTTGTTAACGGATTTTTAGAAAAGTCACAAGGGCCGATTCGCGTAATCGTAGTATCGAATTAG
- a CDS encoding QueT transporter family protein: MKMKTRLITQAAIIAAIYVVLVLVFKPIGFGEIQVRIAEALTILPYFTPAAIPGVTIGCLLGNLLGGANIIDIIFGSLATLIGAVFSYLLRRQKYLVPLPPIIANILIIPWILRYAYGLPFTIPFLMLTVGFGEVISCGLLGLLLLFTLQKYKHVLFNASY, translated from the coding sequence ATGAAAATGAAAACAAGGTTAATTACCCAAGCTGCTATAATTGCAGCAATCTATGTGGTATTGGTTCTGGTTTTTAAACCCATTGGTTTCGGTGAGATACAGGTTAGAATTGCAGAAGCCTTAACCATACTACCCTATTTCACACCCGCTGCCATACCTGGTGTAACCATCGGCTGCCTACTTGGCAATCTGCTTGGCGGAGCAAATATCATAGATATAATATTCGGCTCCCTGGCGACTCTAATCGGTGCCGTCTTTTCCTATCTGCTCCGAAGACAAAAATATCTGGTGCCGCTTCCTCCGATTATAGCCAATATCCTAATCATTCCCTGGATACTTCGGTATGCCTACGGACTGCCCTTTACAATTCCCTTCTTAATGTTAACGGTAGGTTTCGGTGAGGTGATATCCTGCGGACTTCTGGGATTATTGTTATTATTTACCCTCCAAAAGTATAAGCATGTGCTTTTTAATGCCTCCTATTAA
- a CDS encoding LysM peptidoglycan-binding domain-containing protein, translating into MNIHIVQFGDTIYTIADRYGVSPERIIVENDIMHPDNLTMGEALIIIRPNQTYIVQEGDSLESIAITQGVDVMELLRNNPNVSNRELYIGEEVVLSYIDSRTVSIKTNGFAYPFIDRATLLKTLPYLTYLTIYSYQIAPDGTLIDMDDSEIVQIAKEYGVAPIMFITAPHEGDNVDMDVAHILITNIEIQNKFYSDILTILRDKGYYGINIDTPYIQPEDRQPYVDFIANITECLNGEGYPVTVSIAPSTFEVSTGIIYNGVDYTGLSQAANDILYRLTYAFRYPQILPISTLPFDAVMQTVAKAMELIPPNKCMLDISVIGYLWEFPYFAAIIYVNFLNYNAAIELANNTSSIIQFNEPSRSSYFQYTENKHEYMAWFKDSRVIYPMLEYMRGYGLQGISIWNIMSFITSIWLMIQTQYEIEKIELSL; encoded by the coding sequence ATGAATATTCACATAGTCCAATTTGGTGATACAATCTACACCATAGCTGACCGATACGGTGTATCTCCAGAAAGAATAATAGTTGAAAATGATATCATGCATCCGGATAACCTAACAATGGGTGAGGCACTTATAATTATCAGACCAAATCAAACCTATATTGTACAAGAAGGAGATAGCTTAGAAAGTATTGCAATAACGCAAGGAGTGGATGTAATGGAACTTCTCCGGAATAATCCGAATGTATCAAACAGGGAGTTGTATATCGGAGAAGAAGTAGTGTTAAGCTATATTGACAGTCGAACGGTATCAATTAAAACCAATGGATTTGCCTATCCTTTTATTGACAGGGCAACACTTCTAAAAACTTTGCCGTATCTAACCTATCTGACCATTTATTCCTATCAAATTGCACCAGATGGGACCCTGATTGATATGGATGATTCGGAAATTGTTCAAATCGCTAAGGAGTACGGTGTAGCTCCAATTATGTTTATAACTGCGCCCCATGAAGGGGATAACGTAGATATGGATGTGGCGCATATCTTAATTACGAATATAGAAATACAAAATAAATTTTATTCTGATATCCTGACCATTCTCAGGGATAAAGGTTATTATGGCATAAATATTGATACGCCGTATATACAGCCAGAGGATAGGCAGCCTTACGTGGATTTTATAGCAAATATAACCGAGTGTCTAAATGGTGAGGGCTATCCTGTAACTGTTAGTATAGCACCAAGTACTTTTGAAGTGTCAACAGGAATTATATATAATGGAGTAGATTATACAGGTCTAAGCCAGGCAGCAAATGATATATTGTACCGTTTAACGTATGCCTTTCGATACCCTCAGATTCTACCTATAAGTACCCTGCCTTTTGATGCAGTTATGCAGACTGTAGCTAAAGCTATGGAACTGATTCCACCGAATAAATGTATGCTGGATATCTCGGTTATCGGGTATCTATGGGAGTTTCCCTATTTTGCAGCAATCATTTATGTTAACTTCTTAAATTATAATGCAGCAATAGAATTGGCTAATAATACAAGCTCCATCATCCAATTCAATGAACCTTCCCGTTCTTCTTATTTTCAGTATACTGAAAATAAACATGAATATATGGCATGGTTTAAAGACAGCAGAGTTATATATCCCATGTTAGAATATATGCGAGGTTATGGGTTACAGGGGATTTCCATATGGAATATAATGTCCTTTATAACAAGTATATGGCTGATGATACAAACACAATATGAGATAGAAAAAATCGAATTGTCATTGTGA
- a CDS encoding LytR/AlgR family response regulator transcription factor, giving the protein MLTIAICDNNTKDSKKIEAIVKGYMDTKCMSYRMYCYNSGEELLAFRIKFDLVFLDIAMDGINGIQAGRKLREMNRNVKIVYTTSYQQYCIQAVNKVHAFAYLEKPVTKEKAEYQLNEIIQYIKEEKEKMKTINFEVVEITEEGKLETRIKNFEVNDIYYFEYLNRKIKIRLEQEEYFFVYSMKELAQKMKLYDFTVCHQCYLVNLRHVKKIKGYEVFLDGSNEVLPVSQKKSAEFRKKLNQFIHSSL; this is encoded by the coding sequence ATGCTTACTATTGCTATTTGTGATAATAACACAAAAGATTCTAAAAAAATAGAAGCAATTGTAAAAGGTTATATGGATACGAAATGTATGTCTTATCGAATGTATTGTTATAATTCAGGGGAAGAATTGCTGGCATTTCGTATAAAATTTGATTTGGTATTTTTGGATATTGCAATGGATGGTATAAATGGGATTCAAGCTGGCAGGAAGCTGCGGGAAATGAATAGAAATGTAAAAATAGTTTATACCACCAGCTATCAACAGTATTGTATACAAGCAGTAAATAAGGTACATGCCTTTGCTTATTTAGAAAAACCGGTTACAAAGGAAAAAGCAGAATATCAGCTGAATGAAATTATACAATACATCAAAGAAGAAAAAGAAAAAATGAAAACAATAAACTTTGAAGTTGTAGAAATTACAGAAGAGGGCAAACTAGAAACTAGAATTAAGAACTTCGAAGTAAACGATATCTACTATTTTGAATATTTAAACCGTAAAATAAAAATTAGATTGGAACAAGAGGAATATTTCTTCGTGTATAGTATGAAAGAATTGGCCCAAAAGATGAAGTTATATGATTTTACCGTCTGTCATCAATGTTATTTGGTAAATCTAAGACATGTCAAAAAAATTAAAGGTTATGAGGTTTTTCTTGACGGTAGTAATGAAGTACTTCCTGTTTCCCAAAAAAAATCAGCTGAATTCCGAAAAAAATTAAACCAGTTCATACATAGCAGTCTATAG
- a CDS encoding sensor histidine kinase has translation MENHIIFLFGIIISCLVNCMILFQFIEERNERIYESRFLYFLAKVVLCFLIGCITAMKHPIINIASWILLFGIINFLLYENPNKKNIYRVLEVPALIFILTICETVGVIILEFILWRFDIHNIQPNMIESMEITFSKLVVLIFYYLVISKLWREDSVGRFTKTEIWVEVIIILFSIVNLAVIISVIREINSQTERILLLINMGFILFADLYFLYFARFAAMYNQLKVKLRLLEQQSLLQYEYYAEQEEKYNESVKILHDVNKHLKMIENMYQAKEGKIAITYTQEISNMLLPLAMEEYTNNPLLNVLLNDKKKIASYRNIAFNLQIGMVDLSFMEPMEVTTIFGNLLDNAIEACDMVIINKYIDMKLDGYQDFIVTNISNSSMPIEKWHHGKPVSRKGKDHGIGLLNVENIVRKYNGSMVLEEENQKFSCKIIFNR, from the coding sequence ATGGAGAATCATATTATATTTTTATTTGGTATTATCATATCATGTTTGGTTAATTGTATGATATTATTTCAATTTATAGAAGAAAGAAATGAAAGAATATATGAAAGCCGTTTCTTATATTTTCTGGCTAAAGTGGTACTATGTTTTCTAATCGGGTGCATTACAGCGATGAAGCATCCAATTATTAATATAGCAAGTTGGATACTATTGTTTGGTATTATAAATTTTTTGCTATATGAGAATCCTAACAAAAAAAATATATACCGGGTCTTGGAAGTTCCGGCATTGATTTTTATATTGACCATATGTGAAACGGTTGGCGTTATTATACTGGAATTTATTTTATGGAGATTTGATATACATAATATACAACCCAATATGATTGAAAGTATGGAAATTACTTTTTCTAAATTAGTTGTTTTGATATTTTATTATCTGGTAATTTCAAAGCTTTGGCGGGAAGATTCTGTGGGAAGATTTACAAAAACGGAAATTTGGGTTGAGGTTATCATAATCTTATTCAGTATTGTCAATCTGGCTGTGATTATCTCCGTTATTCGTGAAATAAACAGCCAGACGGAACGTATCCTTTTATTAATTAATATGGGCTTTATCTTATTTGCAGATTTATACTTTCTGTATTTTGCCAGATTTGCAGCAATGTACAACCAACTTAAGGTTAAGCTGAGACTTTTGGAACAGCAGTCCCTGCTGCAGTACGAATATTATGCAGAGCAGGAAGAAAAATATAATGAATCTGTTAAAATTCTTCACGATGTCAATAAACATTTAAAGATGATTGAGAATATGTATCAGGCGAAGGAAGGTAAAATCGCTATCACTTACACACAGGAAATCAGTAATATGCTGTTACCTCTGGCAATGGAAGAATATACAAATAATCCGCTGTTAAATGTTTTATTAAATGATAAAAAGAAAATTGCTAGTTATCGTAATATTGCATTTAATTTACAAATAGGCATGGTTGACCTTAGTTTTATGGAGCCAATGGAAGTTACCACCATATTCGGAAATTTACTGGATAATGCAATAGAAGCATGTGATATGGTTATCATAAACAAATACATTGATATGAAACTGGATGGATATCAAGATTTTATTGTTACTAATATTAGTAACAGTTCCATGCCAATTGAGAAATGGCATCATGGAAAACCAGTATCAAGGAAAGGAAAAGACCACGGAATAGGTCTGCTTAACGTAGAAAATATAGTCAGAAAGTACAATGGAAGTATGGTTTTAGAGGAAGAAAACCAAAAATTCAGTTGTAAAATAATCTTTAATAGATAA
- a CDS encoding cyclic lactone autoinducer peptide encodes MKKDLERLSLKLMSKAILKSTVKEANTCCFFIGYQPELPKAVKKLRKF; translated from the coding sequence ATGAAAAAAGACTTAGAAAGGTTATCCCTGAAACTGATGTCCAAAGCAATCTTAAAGTCAACCGTAAAGGAAGCGAATACCTGTTGCTTTTTTATTGGCTACCAGCCGGAATTGCCTAAGGCAGTAAAAAAATTGAGGAAATTTTAG
- a CDS encoding acetyl-CoA C-acetyltransferase — protein MKKVALVNPLRTAIGSFNGTLSSLSAPELGATVMKACLNQSNLEGSFIEEVYMGNVLQAGIGQNPARQAALKAGIPMEVPASTINTVCGSGLHAVALAYNSVVAEQSSLVLAGGMECMSNAPYLLRNARNGYRLGNGEVIDSLVSDGLTCPINNYHMGITAENVAEKYNISRPEQDAFSYESHRKAAEAKSKKLFEGQIVPVTIKKKKEEIVFFEDEHVKADTSIEKLSGLRTVFKTDGTVTAGNASPISDGAAGMFVVSEDKYRELGLKPSAYILGYTLVAVDPAYMGIGPVKAVSALLKKQGLSVEDIDLFELNEAFAAQALAVSKELGVDKAKMNVNGGAIAIGHPVGASGARILVTLVHEMIRSSARYGVASLCIGGGMGIAMLVENAMI, from the coding sequence ATGAAAAAAGTAGCTTTGGTTAACCCCTTAAGAACAGCAATAGGTTCCTTCAACGGAACGCTTTCATCTTTAAGTGCTCCTGAGCTGGGAGCAACGGTTATGAAAGCGTGTTTGAATCAAAGTAATTTAGAGGGTTCTTTCATTGAAGAGGTGTATATGGGTAATGTTCTGCAGGCAGGTATTGGACAGAATCCTGCCAGACAGGCTGCATTAAAGGCAGGTATACCAATGGAAGTACCAGCATCAACCATTAATACGGTATGTGGTTCAGGTCTTCATGCGGTTGCGCTCGCTTACAACTCCGTTGTAGCGGAACAGAGCAGCCTCGTATTGGCAGGAGGCATGGAGTGTATGTCCAATGCACCTTACCTTTTAAGGAATGCCAGAAACGGCTATCGGCTTGGCAATGGAGAAGTAATTGACAGCCTGGTTAGTGATGGACTCACCTGTCCTATTAATAATTACCATATGGGTATCACCGCAGAAAACGTTGCAGAAAAATATAATATATCAAGACCTGAGCAGGATGCATTTTCATATGAAAGCCATAGGAAAGCAGCAGAAGCAAAAAGTAAGAAACTATTTGAAGGGCAGATTGTTCCCGTAACAATAAAAAAGAAAAAGGAAGAAATTGTTTTCTTTGAGGATGAACACGTAAAAGCAGATACCTCAATAGAAAAACTCTCAGGTTTACGAACGGTATTTAAGACAGATGGAACGGTGACTGCCGGTAATGCATCACCCATAAGTGACGGTGCGGCAGGTATGTTTGTAGTATCAGAGGACAAATACAGGGAGCTTGGTTTAAAACCGTCAGCTTATATATTGGGCTATACCCTTGTTGCGGTTGACCCTGCATACATGGGTATTGGACCGGTCAAGGCGGTTTCTGCACTTCTCAAAAAACAAGGGTTATCGGTTGAGGATATCGACCTGTTTGAATTAAACGAAGCATTCGCAGCGCAAGCTCTGGCAGTATCCAAAGAACTTGGGGTTGATAAAGCGAAAATGAATGTCAACGGAGGAGCAATTGCAATCGGACATCCAGTGGGTGCAAGCGGTGCCAGGATATTGGTTACTCTGGTGCATGAAATGATACGAAGCTCCGCCCGCTATGGAGTGGCATCCCTTTGCATCGGAGGTGGTATGGGAATAGCCATGCTAGTTGAAAATGCAATGATTTAA